Proteins from a single region of Scylla paramamosain isolate STU-SP2022 chromosome 13, ASM3559412v1, whole genome shotgun sequence:
- the LOC135106254 gene encoding probable G-protein coupled receptor Mth-like 1 isoform X4 — MPQCGAVVIALVVLSHTCLCVGEGHATPEMLEEGNTTTLMRDAALASQGVASVNPDQLFTTVGPQDTIVTTQEGRTTSQEHISTPPESGGEQRGRTTVLQPLLESGRVPTRVDQLVVCSCPEMTPDGCRRFLSDAYINSKDRDFEDVKIAVAELHVAVHDVTCEKKDHRFMNYSEGKFYYRKRGDVVLVDAGDQTGLRVNDFCADLRDDDHGHPTWNIKICIPPPSVPRCCPHGQALKDGMCQEAATPKLLAPPMSVKFLEKAIHWPVIKNHHHPLNCTTDPLLSIPLVPKESFLLAVPSGVLHAWNPADRHVKEYFTHPPNLCVDGYVNSNGSEVYSANICYSYPEVHRKVCDEHTCVRKCCPDGEEMSQMLFRCVSSNFKDFKPEFTSQPHDYRVVYGLPTCPFRSVLDANTKLIIDSRGNFNLSGNLLSAREYCLDKFSDGREKVEDKILVCIKEPTKLWPKIRKILFPICQIISLFFLLLTMGCYCVVPELLNGGGWYQLFHIVSLMVAYASMFAQGIFSTTWKKSTCFIMGIVLQFGFLSTFFWLNVLCFEVWRKIWSLNKFRPASVVPIWLYMLYAFGTPVAIGILTVCMQLFAPDDMPGVVKPRLVQGKCFFEGASSLLLYFYGPIGFLFALNIVFIVHTYWTYRKFEKNCSVLKTIPGSTGEKRALTEKIHRKRDYVSDFKQQFSLLVLMSLCWVSELLSWLIPLPEMWATTDTLNTLQGFFIFVIFIANRSKRKHLKKKFPLIFKFANRIRNVIRQCCCCCTGEQKTCLAQFDSFKRTLLSSFIASKFSRSSLSMDIPDNHTMKPAALEYDDITTLSHSSSKISSVSLQETTDTQYES; from the exons ATGCCACAGTGCGGTGCTGTGGTGATAGCCTTGGTCGTGTTGTCCCACACATGCTTGTGTGTGGGCGAAGGACACGCCACACCGGAGATGCTGGAGGAGGGCAACACGACAACTTTGATGAGGGATGCCGCGCTTGCCTCCCAAGGCGTAGCTTCTGTCAACCCTGATCAACTCTTCACCACAGTCGGCCCTCAAGACACCATCGTCACCACTCAAGAAGGTCGCACCACATCCCAAGAACACATCAGCACACCTCCGGAGAGTGGCGGCGAACAGCGCGGTAGAACCACCGTGTTGCAGCCGCTGCTGGAGAGCGGCAGGGTGCCGACACGCGTGGACCAGTTGGTAGTATGCTCTTGTCCAGAAATGACTCCTGATGGCTGCCGACGCTTCCTTTCTGACGCCTACATTAACAGTAAAGATCGTGATTTTGAGGATGTTAAG ATCGCCGTGGCTGAACTGCACGTGGCGGTGCACGACGTAACCTGTGAGAAGAAGGATCATCGTTTCATGAATTACAGTGAAGGGAAGTTTTATTATCGGAAACGCGGCGACGTTGTCCTCGTTGATGCCGGTGACCAGACTGGTCTTCGTGTCAATGATTTCTGTGCCGATCTGCGCGACGACGACCACGGACACCCGACGTGGAATATAAAGATCTGTATTCCTCCGCCTTCGGTACCCAGATGCTGCCCCCACGGCCAGGCACTGAAGGATGGGATGTGCCAGGAAGCCGCGACCCCCAAACTCCTTGCCCCTCCCATGTCCGTAAAGTTCTTGGAAAAAGCCATTCATTGGCCAGTTATTAAGAATCACCACCATCCCCTAAATTGCACCACAGATCCTCTGCTATCAATACCATTAGTTCCGAAAGAATCCTTTTTATTAGCTGTTCCAAGCGGAGTTCTGCACGCTTGGAACCCAGCTGATCGTCATGTTAAGGAATATTTTACTCACCCTCCTAACCTCTGCGTTGATGGCTACGTGAACTCTAACGGATCAGAGGTTTATTCCGCCAATATATGCTATTCCTACCCAGAGGTGCACCGCAAAGTGTGTGACGAACATACATGTGTGCGGAAATGCTGCCCAGATGGCGAGGAGATGAGCCAAATGTTGTTTCGCTGCGTTTCCTCTAACTTCAAGGACTTCAAGCCTGAATTCACCTCCCAGCCCCACGATTATAGGGTAGTGTACGGCTTGCCAACATGCCCATTCCGTTCAGTGCTGGACGCGAACACGAAGCTCATTATTGACAGCAGAGGTAATTTTAACTTATCTGGCAACCTTTTGTCAGCGAGGGAATATTGTTTGGATAAGTTTAGTGATGGTCGGGAGAAAGTTGAAGACAAAATATTAGTGTGTATCAAGGAACCAACGAAGCTGTGGCCGAAGATACGAAAAATTTTGTTCCCGATATGTCAgattatctcccttttcttcctgcttctgaCGATGGGCTGCTATTGCGTGGTTCCCGAGCTGCTGAATGGTGGCGGGTGGTACCAGTTGTTCCACATCGTTTCACTCATGGTGGCCTACGCTTCCATGTTCGCGCAAGGAATTTTCAGCACGACTTGGAAGAAGTCTACATGTTTTATTATGG GGATTGTGCTTCAGTTTGGTTTCCTGTCCACTTTTTTCTGGCTCAACGTGCTGTGTTTTGAGGTGTGGAGGAAAATATG GAGCCTCAACAAGTTCCGTCCTGCCTCAGTCGTCCCCATTTGGCTATACATGCTCTACGCCTTCGGGACGCCAGTTGCCATCGG GATCCTGACGGTGTGCATGCAATTATTCGCCCCGGACGACATGCCTGGCGTGGTGAAGCCTCGTCTTGTACAGGGAAAGTGTTTCTTCGAAG GTGCATCGTCACTCCTCCTATATTTCTATGGACCCATTGGATTCCTATTTGCTCTCaacattgtttttattgtcCATACTTACTGGACCTATaggaaatttgaaaaaaattgcTCCGTGCTTAAGACCATCCCAGGGAGCACTGGTGAGAAGAGGGCGCTGACGGAAAAGATCCATCGCAAACGTGACTACGTCTCGGA TTTTAAGCAACAGTTCTCTCTGCTGGTGCTGATGTCTTTGTGCTGGGTGTCAGAACTTCTGTCTTGGCTCATTCCACTTCCTGAAATGTG GGCTACAACAGACACGCTGAACACATTGCAAGGCTTCTTCATATTTGTGATCTTTATTGCCAATAGGAGTAAACGTAAACACTTGAAGAAGAAGTTTCCACTGATCTTCAAGTTTGCGAATCGGATTAGGAATGTCATTCGCcagtgctgctgttgctgtacGGGTGAGCAGAAGACTTGCCTGGCTCAATTCGACAGTTTCAAAAGGACACTgttatcttcatttattgccTCGAAATTTTCAAGATCTTCATTGTCGATGGACATCCCTGATAACCATACAATGAAGCCAGCCGCCTTGGAATATGATGATATCACCACATTATCTCACTCATCATCAAAAATCAGTAGTGTCTCTCTCCaggagaccactgacacacaat
- the LOC135106254 gene encoding probable G-protein coupled receptor Mth-like 1 isoform X2 → MTEATPPQRRCTNVSMPQCGAVVIALVVLSHTCLCVGEGHATPEMLEEGNTTTLMRDAALASQGVASVNPDQLFTTVGPQDTIVTTQEGRTTSQEHISTPPESGGEQRGRTTVLQPLLESGRVPTRVDQLVVCSCPEMTPDGCRRFLSDAYINSKDRDFEDVKIAVAELHVAVHDVTCEKKDHRFMNYSEGKFYYRKRGDVVLVDAGDQTGLRVNDFCADLRDDDHGHPTWNIKICIPPPSVPRCCPHGQALKDGMCQEAATPKLLAPPMSVKFLEKAIHWPVIKNHHHPLNCTTDPLLSIPLVPKESFLLAVPSGVLHAWNPADRHVKEYFTHPPNLCVDGYVNSNGSEVYSANICYSYPEVHRKVCDEHTCVRKCCPDGEEMSQMLFRCVSSNFKDFKPEFTSQPHDYRVVYGLPTCPFRSVLDANTKLIIDSRGNFNLSGNLLSAREYCLDKFSDGREKVEDKILVCIKEPTKLWPKIRKILFPICQIISLFFLLLTMGCYCVVPELLNGGGWYQLFHIVSLMVAYASMFAQGIFSTTWKKSTCFIMGIVLQFGFLSTFFWLNVLCFEVWRKIWSLNKFRPASVVPIWLYMLYAFGTPVAIGILTVCMQLFAPDDMPGVVKPRLVQGKCFFEGASSLLLYFYGPIGFLFALNIVFIVHTYWTYRKFEKNCSVLKTIPGSTGEKRALTEKIHRKRDYVSDFKQQFSLLVLMSLCWVSELLSWLIPLPEMWATTDTLNTLQGFFIFVIFIANRSKRKHLKKKFPLIFKFANRIRNVIRQCCCCCTGEQKTCLAQFDSFKRTLLSSFIASKFSRSSLSMDIPDNHTMKPAALEYDDITTLSHSSSKISSVSLQETTDTQYES, encoded by the exons ATGACAGAGGCCACG CCACCGCAGCGCAGGTGTACGAATGTCAGCATGCCACAGTGCGGTGCTGTGGTGATAGCCTTGGTCGTGTTGTCCCACACATGCTTGTGTGTGGGCGAAGGACACGCCACACCGGAGATGCTGGAGGAGGGCAACACGACAACTTTGATGAGGGATGCCGCGCTTGCCTCCCAAGGCGTAGCTTCTGTCAACCCTGATCAACTCTTCACCACAGTCGGCCCTCAAGACACCATCGTCACCACTCAAGAAGGTCGCACCACATCCCAAGAACACATCAGCACACCTCCGGAGAGTGGCGGCGAACAGCGCGGTAGAACCACCGTGTTGCAGCCGCTGCTGGAGAGCGGCAGGGTGCCGACACGCGTGGACCAGTTGGTAGTATGCTCTTGTCCAGAAATGACTCCTGATGGCTGCCGACGCTTCCTTTCTGACGCCTACATTAACAGTAAAGATCGTGATTTTGAGGATGTTAAG ATCGCCGTGGCTGAACTGCACGTGGCGGTGCACGACGTAACCTGTGAGAAGAAGGATCATCGTTTCATGAATTACAGTGAAGGGAAGTTTTATTATCGGAAACGCGGCGACGTTGTCCTCGTTGATGCCGGTGACCAGACTGGTCTTCGTGTCAATGATTTCTGTGCCGATCTGCGCGACGACGACCACGGACACCCGACGTGGAATATAAAGATCTGTATTCCTCCGCCTTCGGTACCCAGATGCTGCCCCCACGGCCAGGCACTGAAGGATGGGATGTGCCAGGAAGCCGCGACCCCCAAACTCCTTGCCCCTCCCATGTCCGTAAAGTTCTTGGAAAAAGCCATTCATTGGCCAGTTATTAAGAATCACCACCATCCCCTAAATTGCACCACAGATCCTCTGCTATCAATACCATTAGTTCCGAAAGAATCCTTTTTATTAGCTGTTCCAAGCGGAGTTCTGCACGCTTGGAACCCAGCTGATCGTCATGTTAAGGAATATTTTACTCACCCTCCTAACCTCTGCGTTGATGGCTACGTGAACTCTAACGGATCAGAGGTTTATTCCGCCAATATATGCTATTCCTACCCAGAGGTGCACCGCAAAGTGTGTGACGAACATACATGTGTGCGGAAATGCTGCCCAGATGGCGAGGAGATGAGCCAAATGTTGTTTCGCTGCGTTTCCTCTAACTTCAAGGACTTCAAGCCTGAATTCACCTCCCAGCCCCACGATTATAGGGTAGTGTACGGCTTGCCAACATGCCCATTCCGTTCAGTGCTGGACGCGAACACGAAGCTCATTATTGACAGCAGAGGTAATTTTAACTTATCTGGCAACCTTTTGTCAGCGAGGGAATATTGTTTGGATAAGTTTAGTGATGGTCGGGAGAAAGTTGAAGACAAAATATTAGTGTGTATCAAGGAACCAACGAAGCTGTGGCCGAAGATACGAAAAATTTTGTTCCCGATATGTCAgattatctcccttttcttcctgcttctgaCGATGGGCTGCTATTGCGTGGTTCCCGAGCTGCTGAATGGTGGCGGGTGGTACCAGTTGTTCCACATCGTTTCACTCATGGTGGCCTACGCTTCCATGTTCGCGCAAGGAATTTTCAGCACGACTTGGAAGAAGTCTACATGTTTTATTATGG GGATTGTGCTTCAGTTTGGTTTCCTGTCCACTTTTTTCTGGCTCAACGTGCTGTGTTTTGAGGTGTGGAGGAAAATATG GAGCCTCAACAAGTTCCGTCCTGCCTCAGTCGTCCCCATTTGGCTATACATGCTCTACGCCTTCGGGACGCCAGTTGCCATCGG GATCCTGACGGTGTGCATGCAATTATTCGCCCCGGACGACATGCCTGGCGTGGTGAAGCCTCGTCTTGTACAGGGAAAGTGTTTCTTCGAAG GTGCATCGTCACTCCTCCTATATTTCTATGGACCCATTGGATTCCTATTTGCTCTCaacattgtttttattgtcCATACTTACTGGACCTATaggaaatttgaaaaaaattgcTCCGTGCTTAAGACCATCCCAGGGAGCACTGGTGAGAAGAGGGCGCTGACGGAAAAGATCCATCGCAAACGTGACTACGTCTCGGA TTTTAAGCAACAGTTCTCTCTGCTGGTGCTGATGTCTTTGTGCTGGGTGTCAGAACTTCTGTCTTGGCTCATTCCACTTCCTGAAATGTG GGCTACAACAGACACGCTGAACACATTGCAAGGCTTCTTCATATTTGTGATCTTTATTGCCAATAGGAGTAAACGTAAACACTTGAAGAAGAAGTTTCCACTGATCTTCAAGTTTGCGAATCGGATTAGGAATGTCATTCGCcagtgctgctgttgctgtacGGGTGAGCAGAAGACTTGCCTGGCTCAATTCGACAGTTTCAAAAGGACACTgttatcttcatttattgccTCGAAATTTTCAAGATCTTCATTGTCGATGGACATCCCTGATAACCATACAATGAAGCCAGCCGCCTTGGAATATGATGATATCACCACATTATCTCACTCATCATCAAAAATCAGTAGTGTCTCTCTCCaggagaccactgacacacaat
- the LOC135106254 gene encoding probable G-protein coupled receptor Mth-like 1 isoform X3 — protein MEFPPQRRCTNVSMPQCGAVVIALVVLSHTCLCVGEGHATPEMLEEGNTTTLMRDAALASQGVASVNPDQLFTTVGPQDTIVTTQEGRTTSQEHISTPPESGGEQRGRTTVLQPLLESGRVPTRVDQLVVCSCPEMTPDGCRRFLSDAYINSKDRDFEDVKIAVAELHVAVHDVTCEKKDHRFMNYSEGKFYYRKRGDVVLVDAGDQTGLRVNDFCADLRDDDHGHPTWNIKICIPPPSVPRCCPHGQALKDGMCQEAATPKLLAPPMSVKFLEKAIHWPVIKNHHHPLNCTTDPLLSIPLVPKESFLLAVPSGVLHAWNPADRHVKEYFTHPPNLCVDGYVNSNGSEVYSANICYSYPEVHRKVCDEHTCVRKCCPDGEEMSQMLFRCVSSNFKDFKPEFTSQPHDYRVVYGLPTCPFRSVLDANTKLIIDSRGNFNLSGNLLSAREYCLDKFSDGREKVEDKILVCIKEPTKLWPKIRKILFPICQIISLFFLLLTMGCYCVVPELLNGGGWYQLFHIVSLMVAYASMFAQGIFSTTWKKSTCFIMGIVLQFGFLSTFFWLNVLCFEVWRKIWSLNKFRPASVVPIWLYMLYAFGTPVAIGILTVCMQLFAPDDMPGVVKPRLVQGKCFFEGASSLLLYFYGPIGFLFALNIVFIVHTYWTYRKFEKNCSVLKTIPGSTGEKRALTEKIHRKRDYVSDFKQQFSLLVLMSLCWVSELLSWLIPLPEMWATTDTLNTLQGFFIFVIFIANRSKRKHLKKKFPLIFKFANRIRNVIRQCCCCCTGEQKTCLAQFDSFKRTLLSSFIASKFSRSSLSMDIPDNHTMKPAALEYDDITTLSHSSSKISSVSLQETTDTQYES, from the exons ATGGAATTT CCACCGCAGCGCAGGTGTACGAATGTCAGCATGCCACAGTGCGGTGCTGTGGTGATAGCCTTGGTCGTGTTGTCCCACACATGCTTGTGTGTGGGCGAAGGACACGCCACACCGGAGATGCTGGAGGAGGGCAACACGACAACTTTGATGAGGGATGCCGCGCTTGCCTCCCAAGGCGTAGCTTCTGTCAACCCTGATCAACTCTTCACCACAGTCGGCCCTCAAGACACCATCGTCACCACTCAAGAAGGTCGCACCACATCCCAAGAACACATCAGCACACCTCCGGAGAGTGGCGGCGAACAGCGCGGTAGAACCACCGTGTTGCAGCCGCTGCTGGAGAGCGGCAGGGTGCCGACACGCGTGGACCAGTTGGTAGTATGCTCTTGTCCAGAAATGACTCCTGATGGCTGCCGACGCTTCCTTTCTGACGCCTACATTAACAGTAAAGATCGTGATTTTGAGGATGTTAAG ATCGCCGTGGCTGAACTGCACGTGGCGGTGCACGACGTAACCTGTGAGAAGAAGGATCATCGTTTCATGAATTACAGTGAAGGGAAGTTTTATTATCGGAAACGCGGCGACGTTGTCCTCGTTGATGCCGGTGACCAGACTGGTCTTCGTGTCAATGATTTCTGTGCCGATCTGCGCGACGACGACCACGGACACCCGACGTGGAATATAAAGATCTGTATTCCTCCGCCTTCGGTACCCAGATGCTGCCCCCACGGCCAGGCACTGAAGGATGGGATGTGCCAGGAAGCCGCGACCCCCAAACTCCTTGCCCCTCCCATGTCCGTAAAGTTCTTGGAAAAAGCCATTCATTGGCCAGTTATTAAGAATCACCACCATCCCCTAAATTGCACCACAGATCCTCTGCTATCAATACCATTAGTTCCGAAAGAATCCTTTTTATTAGCTGTTCCAAGCGGAGTTCTGCACGCTTGGAACCCAGCTGATCGTCATGTTAAGGAATATTTTACTCACCCTCCTAACCTCTGCGTTGATGGCTACGTGAACTCTAACGGATCAGAGGTTTATTCCGCCAATATATGCTATTCCTACCCAGAGGTGCACCGCAAAGTGTGTGACGAACATACATGTGTGCGGAAATGCTGCCCAGATGGCGAGGAGATGAGCCAAATGTTGTTTCGCTGCGTTTCCTCTAACTTCAAGGACTTCAAGCCTGAATTCACCTCCCAGCCCCACGATTATAGGGTAGTGTACGGCTTGCCAACATGCCCATTCCGTTCAGTGCTGGACGCGAACACGAAGCTCATTATTGACAGCAGAGGTAATTTTAACTTATCTGGCAACCTTTTGTCAGCGAGGGAATATTGTTTGGATAAGTTTAGTGATGGTCGGGAGAAAGTTGAAGACAAAATATTAGTGTGTATCAAGGAACCAACGAAGCTGTGGCCGAAGATACGAAAAATTTTGTTCCCGATATGTCAgattatctcccttttcttcctgcttctgaCGATGGGCTGCTATTGCGTGGTTCCCGAGCTGCTGAATGGTGGCGGGTGGTACCAGTTGTTCCACATCGTTTCACTCATGGTGGCCTACGCTTCCATGTTCGCGCAAGGAATTTTCAGCACGACTTGGAAGAAGTCTACATGTTTTATTATGG GGATTGTGCTTCAGTTTGGTTTCCTGTCCACTTTTTTCTGGCTCAACGTGCTGTGTTTTGAGGTGTGGAGGAAAATATG GAGCCTCAACAAGTTCCGTCCTGCCTCAGTCGTCCCCATTTGGCTATACATGCTCTACGCCTTCGGGACGCCAGTTGCCATCGG GATCCTGACGGTGTGCATGCAATTATTCGCCCCGGACGACATGCCTGGCGTGGTGAAGCCTCGTCTTGTACAGGGAAAGTGTTTCTTCGAAG GTGCATCGTCACTCCTCCTATATTTCTATGGACCCATTGGATTCCTATTTGCTCTCaacattgtttttattgtcCATACTTACTGGACCTATaggaaatttgaaaaaaattgcTCCGTGCTTAAGACCATCCCAGGGAGCACTGGTGAGAAGAGGGCGCTGACGGAAAAGATCCATCGCAAACGTGACTACGTCTCGGA TTTTAAGCAACAGTTCTCTCTGCTGGTGCTGATGTCTTTGTGCTGGGTGTCAGAACTTCTGTCTTGGCTCATTCCACTTCCTGAAATGTG GGCTACAACAGACACGCTGAACACATTGCAAGGCTTCTTCATATTTGTGATCTTTATTGCCAATAGGAGTAAACGTAAACACTTGAAGAAGAAGTTTCCACTGATCTTCAAGTTTGCGAATCGGATTAGGAATGTCATTCGCcagtgctgctgttgctgtacGGGTGAGCAGAAGACTTGCCTGGCTCAATTCGACAGTTTCAAAAGGACACTgttatcttcatttattgccTCGAAATTTTCAAGATCTTCATTGTCGATGGACATCCCTGATAACCATACAATGAAGCCAGCCGCCTTGGAATATGATGATATCACCACATTATCTCACTCATCATCAAAAATCAGTAGTGTCTCTCTCCaggagaccactgacacacaat
- the LOC135106254 gene encoding probable G-protein coupled receptor Mth-like 1 isoform X1, translating into MTIVGERRQGRATPPQRRCTNVSMPQCGAVVIALVVLSHTCLCVGEGHATPEMLEEGNTTTLMRDAALASQGVASVNPDQLFTTVGPQDTIVTTQEGRTTSQEHISTPPESGGEQRGRTTVLQPLLESGRVPTRVDQLVVCSCPEMTPDGCRRFLSDAYINSKDRDFEDVKIAVAELHVAVHDVTCEKKDHRFMNYSEGKFYYRKRGDVVLVDAGDQTGLRVNDFCADLRDDDHGHPTWNIKICIPPPSVPRCCPHGQALKDGMCQEAATPKLLAPPMSVKFLEKAIHWPVIKNHHHPLNCTTDPLLSIPLVPKESFLLAVPSGVLHAWNPADRHVKEYFTHPPNLCVDGYVNSNGSEVYSANICYSYPEVHRKVCDEHTCVRKCCPDGEEMSQMLFRCVSSNFKDFKPEFTSQPHDYRVVYGLPTCPFRSVLDANTKLIIDSRGNFNLSGNLLSAREYCLDKFSDGREKVEDKILVCIKEPTKLWPKIRKILFPICQIISLFFLLLTMGCYCVVPELLNGGGWYQLFHIVSLMVAYASMFAQGIFSTTWKKSTCFIMGIVLQFGFLSTFFWLNVLCFEVWRKIWSLNKFRPASVVPIWLYMLYAFGTPVAIGILTVCMQLFAPDDMPGVVKPRLVQGKCFFEGASSLLLYFYGPIGFLFALNIVFIVHTYWTYRKFEKNCSVLKTIPGSTGEKRALTEKIHRKRDYVSDFKQQFSLLVLMSLCWVSELLSWLIPLPEMWATTDTLNTLQGFFIFVIFIANRSKRKHLKKKFPLIFKFANRIRNVIRQCCCCCTGEQKTCLAQFDSFKRTLLSSFIASKFSRSSLSMDIPDNHTMKPAALEYDDITTLSHSSSKISSVSLQETTDTQYES; encoded by the exons ATGACGATAGTAGGTGAGAGGCGGCAAGGGCGTGCCACG CCACCGCAGCGCAGGTGTACGAATGTCAGCATGCCACAGTGCGGTGCTGTGGTGATAGCCTTGGTCGTGTTGTCCCACACATGCTTGTGTGTGGGCGAAGGACACGCCACACCGGAGATGCTGGAGGAGGGCAACACGACAACTTTGATGAGGGATGCCGCGCTTGCCTCCCAAGGCGTAGCTTCTGTCAACCCTGATCAACTCTTCACCACAGTCGGCCCTCAAGACACCATCGTCACCACTCAAGAAGGTCGCACCACATCCCAAGAACACATCAGCACACCTCCGGAGAGTGGCGGCGAACAGCGCGGTAGAACCACCGTGTTGCAGCCGCTGCTGGAGAGCGGCAGGGTGCCGACACGCGTGGACCAGTTGGTAGTATGCTCTTGTCCAGAAATGACTCCTGATGGCTGCCGACGCTTCCTTTCTGACGCCTACATTAACAGTAAAGATCGTGATTTTGAGGATGTTAAG ATCGCCGTGGCTGAACTGCACGTGGCGGTGCACGACGTAACCTGTGAGAAGAAGGATCATCGTTTCATGAATTACAGTGAAGGGAAGTTTTATTATCGGAAACGCGGCGACGTTGTCCTCGTTGATGCCGGTGACCAGACTGGTCTTCGTGTCAATGATTTCTGTGCCGATCTGCGCGACGACGACCACGGACACCCGACGTGGAATATAAAGATCTGTATTCCTCCGCCTTCGGTACCCAGATGCTGCCCCCACGGCCAGGCACTGAAGGATGGGATGTGCCAGGAAGCCGCGACCCCCAAACTCCTTGCCCCTCCCATGTCCGTAAAGTTCTTGGAAAAAGCCATTCATTGGCCAGTTATTAAGAATCACCACCATCCCCTAAATTGCACCACAGATCCTCTGCTATCAATACCATTAGTTCCGAAAGAATCCTTTTTATTAGCTGTTCCAAGCGGAGTTCTGCACGCTTGGAACCCAGCTGATCGTCATGTTAAGGAATATTTTACTCACCCTCCTAACCTCTGCGTTGATGGCTACGTGAACTCTAACGGATCAGAGGTTTATTCCGCCAATATATGCTATTCCTACCCAGAGGTGCACCGCAAAGTGTGTGACGAACATACATGTGTGCGGAAATGCTGCCCAGATGGCGAGGAGATGAGCCAAATGTTGTTTCGCTGCGTTTCCTCTAACTTCAAGGACTTCAAGCCTGAATTCACCTCCCAGCCCCACGATTATAGGGTAGTGTACGGCTTGCCAACATGCCCATTCCGTTCAGTGCTGGACGCGAACACGAAGCTCATTATTGACAGCAGAGGTAATTTTAACTTATCTGGCAACCTTTTGTCAGCGAGGGAATATTGTTTGGATAAGTTTAGTGATGGTCGGGAGAAAGTTGAAGACAAAATATTAGTGTGTATCAAGGAACCAACGAAGCTGTGGCCGAAGATACGAAAAATTTTGTTCCCGATATGTCAgattatctcccttttcttcctgcttctgaCGATGGGCTGCTATTGCGTGGTTCCCGAGCTGCTGAATGGTGGCGGGTGGTACCAGTTGTTCCACATCGTTTCACTCATGGTGGCCTACGCTTCCATGTTCGCGCAAGGAATTTTCAGCACGACTTGGAAGAAGTCTACATGTTTTATTATGG GGATTGTGCTTCAGTTTGGTTTCCTGTCCACTTTTTTCTGGCTCAACGTGCTGTGTTTTGAGGTGTGGAGGAAAATATG GAGCCTCAACAAGTTCCGTCCTGCCTCAGTCGTCCCCATTTGGCTATACATGCTCTACGCCTTCGGGACGCCAGTTGCCATCGG GATCCTGACGGTGTGCATGCAATTATTCGCCCCGGACGACATGCCTGGCGTGGTGAAGCCTCGTCTTGTACAGGGAAAGTGTTTCTTCGAAG GTGCATCGTCACTCCTCCTATATTTCTATGGACCCATTGGATTCCTATTTGCTCTCaacattgtttttattgtcCATACTTACTGGACCTATaggaaatttgaaaaaaattgcTCCGTGCTTAAGACCATCCCAGGGAGCACTGGTGAGAAGAGGGCGCTGACGGAAAAGATCCATCGCAAACGTGACTACGTCTCGGA TTTTAAGCAACAGTTCTCTCTGCTGGTGCTGATGTCTTTGTGCTGGGTGTCAGAACTTCTGTCTTGGCTCATTCCACTTCCTGAAATGTG GGCTACAACAGACACGCTGAACACATTGCAAGGCTTCTTCATATTTGTGATCTTTATTGCCAATAGGAGTAAACGTAAACACTTGAAGAAGAAGTTTCCACTGATCTTCAAGTTTGCGAATCGGATTAGGAATGTCATTCGCcagtgctgctgttgctgtacGGGTGAGCAGAAGACTTGCCTGGCTCAATTCGACAGTTTCAAAAGGACACTgttatcttcatttattgccTCGAAATTTTCAAGATCTTCATTGTCGATGGACATCCCTGATAACCATACAATGAAGCCAGCCGCCTTGGAATATGATGATATCACCACATTATCTCACTCATCATCAAAAATCAGTAGTGTCTCTCTCCaggagaccactgacacacaat